The Chamaesiphon minutus PCC 6605 DNA window TCACGGCAACATTTTTAAGCAGCGCACTACTAATGCCTGGTGGGGTCGAGTGATGACTCATCTGAATGGAGCTTGTTATGCCCCATGGGAAAATTTGGTAGAGCATCATTTCAATCATCATTTGCATCATCTGGACGTAGTGCGATTTGATGTCGTCGAGTATCTCAACAAATTGCCTTCCTGGTGGCGATCGATTTATGTGGTGTTAGAGTGGCTATATTTTCCCGTCATGGAGTTTGAGATGCGCTGGCGGATTATTAGCGATCCGTTTCTCGATGCAAATAAACGATCGCTCAGAGGACGAACGCTAATTTTCATGCTTTATCGCGCTACTGCTTTCGTAATTCTAGCTTGGTTGTCTTGGAAAGCCCTTTTACTCTATTCGATCGCTTATATTTCCTTTGTAAATGTGATGCGGTTTGTCGATGCGTTTCATCACATTTATGATTATGCTATTGTTGGCTCGAATTTTATCCAACGCGATCGAGTCTACGAGCAAGCACGCACTTTTTCTAATTTAATATCTGTGCGATATCCTTGGCTAAATTTACTATTCCTCAATTTTGGCTACCACAATGCTCATCATCATAATATGAGTTGTCCGTGGCATGAGTTACCAGCACTGCATAATAAACTCTATGGCAATAGCGATCGTGGCTTGTTTCCTTTACCCCAATTGGTGTTTAACTATCATCGGTTTCGGATCGATCGGTTGTTTGCTGGGCAAGGTGAAATTAATCTAGACAGGGAGCTAAAGTTAGATGATTTTATCGGTGGTGTAGCTGTTTCTTTATTGACTCCGCCGTAATTGTCAATTAACGCGAGTTGGGTTGAGGATATTTGTTTAGTTCTCGTACCGCAACCGATTACAATCGAAGTTAGTAGTACTCAGTCTGCATAGGCGGACTGAGTACCTAGTAGTGCTATACCTCTTAGAGCAAGTAGGGTGGGCACTGCCCACTACATAAGTTTCAGACTATTTGGATTTAGTAAATATTTGTACCCAGCTACTTAATTAGTCTTTAGTGCGATTAATACTTGACCGCTAGAAACCATTTTTCCGGGATGACAATAAACAGCCTCGATCGATCCAGATTCTTCAGCTTCGATCGTCATTTCCATTTTCATCGCTTCGAGAATTATTAGTGTATCTCCTGGATTAACTAAATCTCCTGGCTTAACTAAAACCTGCCAAACATTGGCAGTTAAATAAGCAGAGATCGGCACGCAGTTTGCTGGTAACTCTAGTGTTGACGGTGGAGCAAGTTCTGGTTCGGTCGATTGTCTGGTAAATTCTCCAGCGGCTTCCCAAGCAGATCGTTCGGCTTGAAAGGCAGCTTGTTGTTTGGTTCTAAATGTCGCGATCGATTCGGTGTTTTCGACGAGAAATTTTTGGTATTCTGACAGGCTAAAAGTTGTCGATTCGATCTTTAGTTTCACGCGTCCATAAATTAGATCTTCTCGATATTGCAGGAGTTCTGCTGGTGAAACTGGAAAATAGCGAATTTGGTCGAAAAAGCGCAATAACCAAGGTTTAGTAAAATCTGCCGTTTGTCGATAACGATTCCAAATTGGCACGGTGCGCCCAACAAATTGATATCCACCAGGCCCTTCCATGCCATAAATACACATATAAGCTCCGCCAATTCCGACTGCATTTTCTGGCGTCCAAGTGCGGGCGGGGTTGTATTTAGTCGTAACTAGACGGTGACGCGGATCGATCGGGGTAGCTACGGGCGCGCCCAAATAAACATCACCCAATCCCAATACTAAATAGCTGGCAGCAAAAACAATTTCGCGGACGGATTCGATCGAATCTAGGCCATTAATCCGACGAATGAATTCGATATTACTCGGGCACCAGGGCGCATCATCCCGAACTGATTGAATATATTTATCGATCGCCAATTGTGTCGAATCATCATTCCAAGATAGGGGTAAATGCACGATGCGAGTAGGAACGGTCAACCGATCGACACTGGGTAAATTGGCCCTAGCAATTCTTAACAGATCGAGCAATTCTCGTTCGGCTAAAATGCGGCTATCATAATGAATTTGTAGCGATCGAATGCCAGGAGTCAGATCGATAATGCCCTCGATTGGATTGGCTTGTAAGTATTCCATCAAAGCATAAATCTGGAAGCGTAGATTTAGATCGAGGACTAATTCGCCATATTCTATTAATAGATATTTATCGCCCGATCGCCGATAGGTAGTGAGGCTGTCGCTAGCAGGTAATTTATCTACTAATAATACTTGCTCTGGAGGATAGTCTCTGGCTTCGGGCGCGAGCGTTTCAATCTCGCGATCTTGGACTAATTCTAAAGCATGAGCGCGCTCGATCGACATCGGTTGAAACCGGACTTTATCCCCTGGTTTGAGTTGACCGATTTTCCATAATTCGGCCTGAACGATCGTCACCGGACAGACAAAACCACCCAAACTAGGGCCATCATGAGCGAGAATAATCGGCATATCGCCAGTAAAATCGACAGTCCCGATCGCATAAGCATTGTCGTGAATATTTGACGGGTGCAGTCCCGCTTCACCACCATCAGTCCTCGCCCACTCTGGTTTTGGCCCAATTAGTCTAATTCCCGTTCGGGCTGAATTGTGATGGATTTCCCAATCTGTCGCGAAAAACATCTCGATGTCCGCAGAGGTAAAGAAATCTGGCGCACCGTGGGGGCCATAAGTTACGCCGATTTCCCAGCGATCTGGATAGAGAGGAATCAGATCGGGAGCTAAACTTACCAAGGGACTATTTACAGGCGCATCGTTGAAATGTAGGACATCACCAGTCCGTAAAGTCCTGCCCCCATGGCCGCCAAATTGACCGAGAGTAAAGGTAGATTTGCTGCCGAGATAGTTGGGGACATCTAAGCCACCAGCGACCGTCAAATAGGTTCTATAGCCAGCTCCGTCAATGCTGCCTAGTTTTAATACGCTGCCCGTTTTGACCTGAATTACCGTCCACCATGGCATGGGCGCGCCATCGAGAGTGGCTTTCATCTGCGCTCCAGTCAAACAAATCGCTCGATCGCAATTGAAGCGGATTTTTGGCCCCGACACCGTACATTCCAATCCAGCGGCATCTGGGGCGTTATTTAGAAGTCGGTTCCCCAGCCTAAATGCTAAATGGTCGATCGGGCCAGATGGCGGTACGCCGACATCCCAGTAACCGATCCGCCCTGGATAATCTTGAATGGTAGTCTGGATACCAGGGTCGAGAATATCGATCGAGTGCGGCTGATAATTTAAGGTATTTAAAAACCGCGTATGGACGTTTCCGGCTTGATATTCAGGTTGAGAAATCGCGCAAATTAAGTAATCGAGATTGGTTTCAATTCCAGCTATCGTCGTATTATCTAGCGTAGTTTGAAGTTGGGAAATTGCCGCATCTCGATCTCGATCGTGTACCAAAACTTTGGCTAATAATGGATCGTAATAAGGCGTAACTTCCGTACCTGCTTCAATCCAACCATCCACCCGCACATGCTCAGGGAAATTTACCGCCGTCAGCAATCCAGCACTCGGTTGGAAATTATGATG harbors:
- a CDS encoding fatty acid desaturase; its protein translation is MISPNSKNIVAIAYTFISYSLGILLILSSHWQLNILGIIAIVHSLSIATALTHEFIHGNIFKQRTTNAWWGRVMTHLNGACYAPWENLVEHHFNHHLHHLDVVRFDVVEYLNKLPSWWRSIYVVLEWLYFPVMEFEMRWRIISDPFLDANKRSLRGRTLIFMLYRATAFVILAWLSWKALLLYSIAYISFVNVMRFVDAFHHIYDYAIVGSNFIQRDRVYEQARTFSNLISVRYPWLNLLFLNFGYHNAHHHNMSCPWHELPALHNKLYGNSDRGLFPLPQLVFNYHRFRIDRLFAGQGEINLDRELKLDDFIGGVAVSLLTPP
- the uca gene encoding urea carboxylase — its product is MIDRILIANRGEIACRIIRTLDRLNIQSIALYSEIDRHAPHVSTATESFCIGKATAAESYLQADRILQIARENRVRAIHPGYGFLSENADFATACETAQIAFIGPTPAQLVQFGLKHTARSIAAENGIPMLTGSELLESLAQAETIAAQIGYPVMLKSTAGGGGIGMEICRDSSSLAAAFDRVDRLSRQNFSQGGIFLERYLSRARHIEVQIFGDGKGNVVALGERDCSLQRRNQKVVEETPAPGIDDSLRSQLYAAAVKLGKSVNYRSAGTVEFIVDADSQEFYFLEVNTRLQVEHGVTELVGNIDLVEWMVRLAGGEDLDLANYQYQPQGHAIQVRIYAEDPHHNFQPSAGLLTAVNFPEHVRVDGWIEAGTEVTPYYDPLLAKVLVHDRDRDAAISQLQTTLDNTTIAGIETNLDYLICAISQPEYQAGNVHTRFLNTLNYQPHSIDILDPGIQTTIQDYPGRIGYWDVGVPPSGPIDHLAFRLGNRLLNNAPDAAGLECTVSGPKIRFNCDRAICLTGAQMKATLDGAPMPWWTVIQVKTGSVLKLGSIDGAGYRTYLTVAGGLDVPNYLGSKSTFTLGQFGGHGGRTLRTGDVLHFNDAPVNSPLVSLAPDLIPLYPDRWEIGVTYGPHGAPDFFTSADIEMFFATDWEIHHNSARTGIRLIGPKPEWARTDGGEAGLHPSNIHDNAYAIGTVDFTGDMPIILAHDGPSLGGFVCPVTIVQAELWKIGQLKPGDKVRFQPMSIERAHALELVQDREIETLAPEARDYPPEQVLLVDKLPASDSLTTYRRSGDKYLLIEYGELVLDLNLRFQIYALMEYLQANPIEGIIDLTPGIRSLQIHYDSRILAERELLDLLRIARANLPSVDRLTVPTRIVHLPLSWNDDSTQLAIDKYIQSVRDDAPWCPSNIEFIRRINGLDSIESVREIVFAASYLVLGLGDVYLGAPVATPIDPRHRLVTTKYNPARTWTPENAVGIGGAYMCIYGMEGPGGYQFVGRTVPIWNRYRQTADFTKPWLLRFFDQIRYFPVSPAELLQYREDLIYGRVKLKIESTTFSLSEYQKFLVENTESIATFRTKQQAAFQAERSAWEAAGEFTRQSTEPELAPPSTLELPANCVPISAYLTANVWQVLVKPGDLVNPGDTLIILEAMKMEMTIEAEESGSIEAVYCHPGKMVSSGQVLIALKTN